The DNA window AAATATACAAAGGAAAAGACAATGTACTAGATGAGGTTAAGCTTAAGGTTGAGGTTGAGGTTAAAATTAAATGTTAGTTGGATTAATAGAGATACTTGGGTTTTTTGGGTGAAACAAGAAAAAGGAAAAGAAAATAAGGTAAAAGTAAAAAGTAAAAATTTAGAACAAGGTATGAGGAAATCTACTTTTTACCTTTTACTTTTAACTTGCATAAAACCAGTTATCAATTATTCCCACAATCCGTTGACTTACATCTCCATCCCATAGTTCGGGATGCGCAGCTTTGGAAAAATTTTCACCCATTATTTTATTCACTTCACTTTTTAAACTATCAATATCTTCCCCAATGATAGTATTTGTACCCATTTCAACTGTAACTGGTCTCTCAGTAATTTTACGCAAGGTCAAGCAAGGCACATTAGATAAGTCGTTTCTTCCTGAATGCCACCTGAATCTGTAATTACTAATGAGGCTTTCCTCTGTAAAGCAAGAAAATCCAAATAACCAATAGGCTCTAAAAGATTCAGATTATGCGAATTACCACTATTAAAAAATCCATTTAATCGATGACGCGTTCTCGGATGAATGGGAAAAATCACAGGTAATTCCTTTGATATATCCTGTAGCGATGCCATTAGATCCTTCAACTTTTGGGGGTTATCCACATTTGAGGGTCGATGCAAGGTCACCAAAATATAAGGATTGTTAAGGTTATAGTTATGGTTAAGGTTAAGAATGTTTATGAGAAAGGACGGTTGATGATGGACGAACGACGATGAGGGTGCCCCATTCTGATCTCAAAAATCCACCGCATCTGATGAGAATATTTCTGCTATTTACCGCCATTCCTGAAAATTATAAATGATTTGTATATATTTCTTAATCGTTGATTCTAATTCCACCCATACTATAGGTTTTTTCATCATAGGTTTAAAATTATCTATTATCGCTTGTGCAAACTCTAATGTCTGTTCAATCTGATAAGCTGCGGCAGCGGGATCATCTAATAATGCTTCTTTTTTACGGGCTTTTTTATAGCAATCCATAAATATTGCTTCCGAAAAATCCCAGGCTTCTTTTGAGATACAGTAGAAATCCACCAAATCCTTAATCTCAAAACGACTGACCATCGTTGTCAGCTTATTTGAAGAAATATTGTCAATTGTATCAATATTAATTCTATTGCCTATTTTCAGGGTGATATTATCTCTTTCACATTCTTCTGTTAGTGGATCAATGACAATATCCACTTTAATGTTTTTTATTAAATATGATAAAAACATTGGCGCTGATTGAACTAAACTTATCCCATCCTTATAGGTTCTTTTAAGAATTTGGTCCAGAATACCCAGATCTACATCATTCTTTGTAAAGAGATCTATATCTTCCGATGTACGATGGTGCAGGTAAAAAACGGAAAGCGCTGTACCACCTGTCAGAAAGAAATTCTCCTTGATTAATTGGATTCCTGCCAGTTCATGTAATAACTGTTGCTGTTCCAGGGATACATAGCAGCTGGGATCTTCTCTAATCAACATTTTCATAAACTTCTAACAACCGCCGCCATTTCCTATTTGCATATTTTGAGAGTCTGAGCGCCTCTAAACTATCATTTATTTCACGAAGATTAAAAAATAGTGCAACATCCCGCACTCTCCCCCGTTCGAGGAATCTCCCTAAAATCCAGTTAAGTGTCAGTGTATCGTTATTTCTCCGCGCCTTCTGCACTGCCAATCTAATGGTTTCGGCATTCTGGAAATTTGGATAGTCCCAAAAAACCGCTTTTAGGAAATTCTGTTTCAATCTTATTCCCGCATTAAACGATAAAATCCGGTATGTGCCACCGGGGTTTGCAATAAGTCCAATGGATGTTTTTTAGCAATAAGGAGGGTTTGAGTTGTCGGTAACCCAAGAATCCGCGCTTCAGCATTTCGATTCGAAAAAAAAGTATTGCGTTGCTATTCGCCATCGCCTAGAAATTTCAAATGGCACTGCCAGCCAAAATGGGCTCTTCCAGGCGTAGCATGCGAGATGCGAACTGCAATTTGAAAACTTGTCTAATGTTTATTGTGTGCTTTTATCGTCAATCGTCTTTTGGCTATCGTCTGCTTGTGAGAGGACGATGGATGATGGGCGATCGCCGATGGGATTAATTACAGTCGTTAATGGTCTTTCGTCTATCATCTTCAGTCGAAGGGTTTCCCGTCATTCATTCTATTTATTACTATTCACTAAATGTTAAAATAATCCCCAACTTGCAGAATGTAACTTTCAATATCTTTTATTCCATATTGCCAGACTTCATAAACAATATTTAAGTCAATTTCCTCATAATCATGAATAATTCGATTCCGAAAGCCAACCATTCGAACCAATTGCTCATTTAACTCCCTATTAATAACTTCTCGTTCTTCCAATTTATAAAATACATCAGAAAAGCTACCCGGTGTGCCCCATCCCTCATCAGTGATTATATGCACTCCTATATCAATACACGCCTGAATAGCTAACTGAAGATTATGTAAAACCATATCTTGTAAATCTTGACTATTAAAGAACTTATTTTTTGAAGGTCTACCCAGGTTTTTTAGTCTTTCTATTTTCGTAACTATATAGGATATTTTTCGTGCAAGGGTTTCTTGACTAACCATGGCTAATCCCTTCTCTTAACTTTTTCATCATTCCCTTTCTCATTCTGAACATCAAGGGTGAAAAATCAAGATAACCACAAATGCGACGCGTCTGATATTCAAGCCTCTTTACCGGGTCTCTTTGGTAAATAAGAAAACCAAGCCGAAAAACTTCATAAACAAGCAATTCCCCTGCTCTATTTAAATTAATAACATCAAAATTCTTAGGTATTTTTCTTGATAACTCTTGAAAATATTTCATTTCTAAGTTGTAAAACAGCTCTGGTTTAATATTGGATGCAAATAAAATAGCCAAGTCAACATCACTATCCAATCGCGAACGATTCCTAGCATATGAACCAAAAAGGTATACAGCGATCACTTCTGGTTGTTTAGAAAAATACTCTGTAATAGTTTGTTCAATGTTCATTGAATAATGAAAAATAAAAAATACTATACTTGATTAAGGTTTAGATTTAGATTGAGGTCAAGGTTTAGCTTTAGGTTGGAATGTTTATTTGAAGGACGATCGACGATAGGGTTAATTACAATCGTCAATGGTCTGTCGTCTTTAGTCGCTTTGGTTTACTTTTGTCTTTTGTCTTTTCTTTTCACGTCTTTGTGGTTAATTGGGTTTGTTTAGTTTAGTTATTTTGGTTTATTGGGTTATTTTGATTCTCTCGCTCAAACCCTTTTGATATTAAGTATTGGTCAATCACATTGATGATTCGTTCTGCAGCTTTTAATGCATGTTCAGCGGTACTTTCCCCATAAAATTGATGGGGATAACCACTAACTAATCCATTTTGGATATCGAGATGGTATATAATGTAAATCTAATTCTCTAGCATCATCAAGAAATCCCTGTAATTCAGGAATAACTTTTATCGTTAATTTCATCAACTCAAAGACAGAATGGGTTAATAATTTCTTGCGAGAGATTACTGAAAAATAAACTAAAGATTTTAGTGCTTTTTCTGAAGCTTGTTGTGAAAGAAAACAAACCGTATTAAAAAACTCTCCTTTCAGGTTCCATTGTACTGCTTTTAAATCATAAAACGCCTGATTCATCCAATTTTCAGCCTCCTGACCCCTTCCTTTATTCATAAATAACCACTCCCTCTTCTGCAATCATTTCCGCAAACGCATTACCTCCTTGCAGCATATCTTCATACTCTCCAGGAGTATAAACTAAAATGTCTATCGCCCGATCAATTTGTAGAATCTTAATTACATTGCGTATTCGATCAAAAAAGGATTCATGAGTTTCCTTAATAACTACAAGATCGATATCACTAACATCATCGACTTCATTTCTTGCATAGGAGCCAAACAGATATACTTTTTCTGGGTCATAATACGCTATCCTTTCTTTAATTTGACGGATAACTTTGTAGCGGAGTGGAAACATAGACTAAGATAAGGTTAGGTTTAAGGTTGTAATAAGAGTTTGTTGGGTTAACCAAATAACATGATTTTGTAAGGATTTATTTTCTTTAACTATTCTACAATTAAAGGGATATAAACATTGGTGCTCATACCATTGAGTAAATTGAGTTAATCAATAAGGCTAAGGTTT is part of the candidate division KSB1 bacterium genome and encodes:
- a CDS encoding nucleotidyl transferase AbiEii/AbiGii toxin family protein — translated: MLIREDPSCYVSLEQQQLLHELAGIQLIKENFFLTGGTALSVFYLHHRTSEDIDLFTKNDVDLGILDQILKRTYKDGISLVQSAPMFLSYLIKNIKVDIVIDPLTEECERDNITLKIGNRINIDTIDNISSNKLTTMVSRFEIKDLVDFYCISKEAWDFSEAIFMDCYKKARKKEALLDDPAAAAYQIEQTLEFAQAIIDNFKPMMKKPIVWVELESTIKKYIQIIYNFQEWR
- a CDS encoding DUF86 domain-containing protein is translated as MVSQETLARKISYIVTKIERLKNLGRPSKNKFFNSQDLQDMVLHNLQLAIQACIDIGVHIITDEGWGTPGSFSDVFYKLEEREVINRELNEQLVRMVGFRNRIIHDYEEIDLNIVYEVWQYGIKDIESYILQVGDYFNI
- a CDS encoding nucleotidyltransferase domain-containing protein, which produces MNIEQTITEYFSKQPEVIAVYLFGSYARNRSRLDSDVDLAILFASNIKPELFYNLEMKYFQELSRKIPKNFDVINLNRAGELLVYEVFRLGFLIYQRDPVKRLEYQTRRICGYLDFSPLMFRMRKGMMKKLREGISHG
- a CDS encoding HEPN domain-containing protein — encoded protein: MNKGRGQEAENWMNQAFYDLKAVQWNLKGEFFNTVCFLSQQASEKALKSLVYFSVISRKKLLTHSVFELMKLTIKVIPELQGFLDDARELDLHYIPSRYPKWIS
- a CDS encoding nucleotidyltransferase domain-containing protein, which translates into the protein MFPLRYKVIRQIKERIAYYDPEKVYLFGSYARNEVDDVSDIDLVVIKETHESFFDRIRNVIKILQIDRAIDILVYTPGEYEDMLQGGNAFAEMIAEEGVVIYE